From the Leptolyngbya sp. O-77 genome, one window contains:
- a CDS encoding sensor histidine kinase, translating into MHKWYLPTLSEVVAQAESPVRQPGPVARQQLKAEREWWGAIAALNHLLLETLPTDPKSRTSKAKAQALVLSGPLPVLEVPDLVARVATWNFTVNALETASWLPFRLLPSAQHNAPHGSTAATVPLMPNDPLAAEQFCLVLTPTFGLVMVLGEDLEGTPAFMLSFDPVVVRAAWQALRARLLFAGAGILGQIEPLVIQFMPLDPNRPDDCPTALPDYRLVSRFNRLMLDFLPEPLEWEAHPNSLPTLGDRPSAKDESAEVVAVSPLHWLHDGEAIALGLQQSSSTNGNNASRKGQAEADDLLSAKSEHLDMELLQAIAHEVRTPLTTIRTLTRLLLKRKDLSPDVLKRLQVIDQECTEQIDRFNLIFRAAELETAPVKHPLMPLAPVSLAQVFEQNVSRWKQLASQRSLELKVELPQKLPNVVTDPNLFDQVLTGLIDRLTQTLAPGSEIRLQVELAGHQLKLQFEAEQPAADPAGANLGFVPPLKSLGQLLMFQPETGSLSLSLAVTKNLFQALGGKLIVKQRPQRGEVLTVFLPLESR; encoded by the coding sequence GTGCATAAGTGGTATCTACCCACCCTCAGTGAAGTCGTTGCCCAGGCAGAAAGCCCGGTGCGGCAGCCTGGCCCTGTGGCCCGGCAGCAGCTTAAGGCTGAGCGCGAATGGTGGGGGGCGATCGCCGCGCTCAACCATCTGCTTCTGGAAACACTGCCCACCGACCCAAAATCTCGCACATCAAAAGCAAAAGCCCAGGCGTTGGTGCTGTCGGGGCCGCTGCCTGTGCTGGAAGTGCCCGATCTCGTGGCGCGGGTTGCCACCTGGAATTTCACGGTAAATGCGCTAGAAACAGCCTCGTGGCTGCCGTTTCGGCTGTTGCCCTCGGCCCAGCATAACGCCCCGCACGGCTCTACGGCAGCCACAGTGCCCCTCATGCCCAACGATCCGCTGGCGGCGGAGCAGTTTTGTCTGGTGCTAACGCCGACCTTTGGGCTGGTCATGGTGCTGGGGGAAGATCTGGAAGGCACGCCTGCGTTTATGCTGTCCTTTGACCCGGTGGTGGTACGGGCGGCGTGGCAAGCGCTGCGGGCGCGGCTGCTGTTTGCGGGCGCAGGCATTTTGGGACAGATCGAGCCACTGGTCATCCAGTTCATGCCGCTTGATCCAAATCGTCCCGACGATTGTCCCACGGCGCTGCCTGACTATCGACTAGTGTCCCGGTTCAATCGGCTGATGCTCGACTTTTTGCCAGAGCCGCTGGAGTGGGAAGCCCACCCCAACTCGCTGCCAACATTGGGCGATCGCCCCAGCGCCAAAGACGAATCGGCCGAAGTGGTGGCGGTGTCGCCCTTGCACTGGCTCCACGATGGCGAGGCGATCGCCCTGGGCTTGCAGCAGTCAAGCTCGACCAATGGCAACAACGCTAGCCGCAAGGGCCAGGCAGAGGCAGATGATCTGCTGAGCGCCAAGAGCGAACACCTGGATATGGAACTCTTGCAGGCGATCGCCCACGAAGTCCGCACCCCGCTAACCACCATCCGCACCCTGACGCGGCTCCTGCTCAAGCGCAAAGACCTCAGCCCCGACGTGCTAAAGCGCCTGCAAGTCATCGACCAGGAATGCACCGAACAAATCGATCGGTTTAACCTGATTTTCCGAGCCGCAGAACTGGAGACGGCTCCGGTCAAGCATCCGCTGATGCCGCTGGCCCCGGTGTCTCTGGCGCAGGTGTTCGAGCAAAACGTGTCTCGGTGGAAGCAACTGGCCAGCCAGCGCAGTTTAGAACTCAAGGTCGAACTGCCGCAAAAGCTGCCGAACGTCGTCACCGACCCCAACCTATTTGATCAGGTGTTGACAGGGCTGATCGACCGACTCACGCAGACCCTTGCGCCAGGGAGCGAAATTCGCCTCCAGGTGGAGCTAGCCGGACACCAGCTCAAGCTCCAGTTCGAGGCAGAACAGCCAGCCGCCGACCCAGCCGGAGCTAATCTAGGCTTTGTGCCACCGCTAAAATCGCTGGGGCAACTGCTGATGTTCCAGCCGGAAACCGGCAGCCTCAGCCTCAGCCTAGCAGTGACTAAAAATCTGTTCCAGGCGCTAGGCGGCAAGCTGATTGTGAAACAAAGACCCCAGCGAGGCGAAGTGCTGACGGTGTTTCTGCCGCTGGAGTCGAGGTAG
- a CDS encoding GNAT family N-acetyltransferase — MLHSTPELETQQLYLQQFQPSDLDALAALCAKPDVMRYVGHGIRTREETQTGLHRMMAHWQAHGFGMWKLLEKETGAFVGRAGLSYLDRTPEIEVGYMLDRPFWGRGLATEAARASLQFGFDTLGLTRIVAIARPENLASQRVMQKLGMTYEKDAFYYNCEVVYWAIARENFSL; from the coding sequence ATGCTCCACTCCACACCTGAACTAGAAACGCAGCAACTTTATCTACAACAGTTTCAACCCAGCGATCTAGATGCGCTGGCGGCGCTATGCGCCAAGCCAGACGTGATGCGCTATGTGGGGCATGGTATTCGCACACGGGAGGAAACCCAGACGGGGCTGCATCGCATGATGGCGCACTGGCAAGCGCACGGCTTTGGCATGTGGAAGCTGCTGGAAAAAGAGACAGGCGCTTTTGTTGGGCGAGCAGGGCTGAGTTATCTGGACAGGACACCGGAGATCGAAGTGGGGTATATGCTCGATCGCCCGTTTTGGGGACGTGGGCTGGCCACCGAAGCGGCGCGGGCCAGCCTCCAGTTTGGGTTTGACACGCTGGGGCTAACGCGAATTGTGGCGATCGCCCGCCCCGAAAACCTGGCTTCGCAGCGCGTCATGCAAAAACTCGGTATGACCTACGAAAAAGACGCTTTTTATTACAACTGTGAGGTCGTATATTGGGCGATCGCCCGCGAAAACTTTTCGCTATAA
- a CDS encoding adenylate/guanylate cyclase domain-containing protein → MLSPSSPNSLPKPLVDLEQRMRPLLPASLYAALWVDPTADTLMQVFQHLRTMQQVLHDYMPRQVSEAPPMPGELRYGWQEGTLLFTDLAGFTPLLEANADAGQEGAAALLTLINQYFSSMIEIVSKSGGDLLEFTGDAMLVQFLPGRDGSDAAQAVRAGLRMQRAMTQFTALEMPQGQFSLEMRVGIHSGRFLTADIGTPERMGRVLLGKTVQQAKRAESASDVGRVCVSREVGDRLGNEFPLQPLDAQHSLVIDQLSPEELGEYDITLPRRRMASSMLMDRSILGLSEEIQKSVGLVEPLASYLPAPILNLLVECAAQRQIPPAFPTPTVVFVNLMGLPEAVDLASPDEVDLLVRRYSQAFALIHASVRSRGGILQKVTYHSLGSDMLVYFGALGSHPEDALRAADMALEVRQIVRQLAPPRSASQPVDIACRIGLDQGPVFAAEIGSPRARREFNILGDPVNTAARLMTLASSGQILLTESVYRAIAPHYPCMPIGNLVLKGKTTPQPTFELESPV, encoded by the coding sequence ATGCTGTCTCCTTCTTCGCCCAACTCACTCCCAAAGCCGCTGGTTGACCTAGAGCAGCGAATGCGCCCGCTTCTGCCCGCCAGCCTCTATGCCGCGCTGTGGGTCGATCCCACCGCCGACACGCTGATGCAGGTGTTTCAGCACCTACGCACGATGCAGCAGGTGTTGCATGACTACATGCCCCGCCAGGTGTCCGAAGCGCCGCCCATGCCAGGAGAACTGCGCTATGGCTGGCAGGAGGGGACGCTGCTGTTTACCGATTTGGCGGGCTTCACGCCCCTGCTAGAGGCAAATGCGGATGCAGGTCAGGAGGGCGCGGCGGCGCTGTTGACGCTGATTAACCAGTATTTCTCCAGCATGATTGAAATTGTCAGCAAGTCGGGGGGCGACCTGCTGGAGTTTACGGGAGATGCCATGCTGGTGCAGTTTTTGCCAGGGCGAGATGGCAGCGATGCGGCGCAGGCGGTGCGGGCGGGTCTGCGAATGCAGCGGGCAATGACTCAATTCACTGCGCTGGAAATGCCCCAGGGTCAGTTTTCGCTGGAGATGCGGGTGGGCATTCATTCTGGCCGATTTCTAACAGCGGATATTGGCACGCCAGAGCGCATGGGGCGGGTGCTGCTGGGAAAGACGGTGCAGCAGGCGAAGCGGGCAGAGTCGGCTAGCGATGTGGGGCGGGTGTGCGTGAGTCGGGAAGTGGGCGATCGCCTGGGGAATGAATTTCCGCTCCAGCCGCTCGATGCCCAGCACAGCCTGGTGATTGACCAGCTTAGCCCGGAGGAACTGGGAGAATATGACATCACGCTGCCCCGTCGCCGCATGGCTTCATCAATGCTGATGGATCGCAGCATCCTCGGTCTGAGTGAGGAAATTCAGAAGTCGGTAGGTCTGGTAGAGCCGCTGGCCAGCTACTTGCCCGCGCCGATTCTGAACCTGCTGGTGGAATGCGCTGCTCAGCGTCAGATCCCGCCCGCCTTTCCAACGCCGACTGTGGTCTTTGTTAACCTCATGGGGCTGCCCGAAGCGGTAGATCTGGCCTCACCCGATGAAGTGGATCTGCTGGTGCGCCGCTATTCGCAGGCGTTTGCGCTGATCCATGCCAGCGTGCGATCGCGCGGCGGCATTTTGCAAAAGGTGACCTATCATTCCCTCGGTTCCGACATGCTGGTCTACTTCGGAGCGCTAGGCAGCCACCCCGAAGATGCGCTGCGGGCGGCGGACATGGCTCTGGAGGTTCGCCAAATCGTCCGCCAGCTTGCACCACCACGATCTGCGAGTCAGCCTGTGGACATCGCCTGTCGCATCGGCCTCGACCAGGGCCCAGTGTTTGCCGCCGAAATCGGCTCGCCCCGCGCCCGCCGCGAGTTTAATATCCTGGGGGACCCCGTGAACACGGCCGCCCGCCTGATGACCCTTGCCAGCAGTGGACAAATTTTGCTGACGGAATCGGTGTATCGGGCGATCGCCCCCCACTATCCCTGCATGCCCATCGGTAATTTGGTTCTCAAGGGCAAAACCACACCCCAGCCCACCTTTGAGCTTGAATCCCCTGTTTGA
- a CDS encoding Calx-beta domain-containing protein, giving the protein MATLIGTPGPDFLLGTPDADLIFGEDGDDYLLGAAGDDQINSGNGNDLLQGNAGNDLIDGGSGDDTLSGGIGNDTLNGGDGDDLIYADSGLNRLNGGQGADTLVAGTGGRDVMTGGPGRDVFVLANGTGGSRRRNANVIADFNPNQDRIGLAGDLRFNNLSIVQGTGNNRNNVIIRNRQTGEFLAIVRNVNVSRLTRTNVVAFPLPARDTTPPSAANLVIANPNITVAGGTTQTFTIQYADAVQLNSLSFRNGNLLVTGPNGFVQGAQLVGFTPVGNGTSRTVTYQITAPGGTWDANDNGTYQVSLQAGQIFDTSGNAAPPATLGSFNVSVPIPIVPVSVAVSPANVVEDSGGTLVYTFTRTTYIRNALTVNFTLGGTATRGSDYNVTGASITGSTGTIIFAPNASTATIRVTPIADNLVEPNETVIVALAPGVGYSLASASSATGTIIDDESQIALSVSPASVLEDSGSELVYTFTRTGFLDRSITVSFGVGGTAGFGVTSDYTVNAPPGTTFTYGASAGTITFGAGESTKTLRIRPNADTVVEPDETVALTLNNGVGYARLTTAPVVGTILNDDSSVSVAVLPNTVLEDSGTGMVYTFTRNGFTGNAITVNFTVGGTATLGGPSSDYTITGATVTGGTGTISFAAGETTKTITVTPTSDNVVEPNETVVVGVAAGTGYIVGTSSNATGTIQNDDSSVQLSVSPSSVLEDSGNDLVFTFTRTAFLDRPITVNFGVGGTATFSTDYTVSAPVGTTFTYTALGGTVQFAAGESTKTILVKPVADSNLEPNELVTLTLQPGTGYTPVSTTPVSGIIEDDDAIVTLTVSPDNVLEDSGQEIVYTFTRVGAMSRELTVSFTVGGTAVFGTAGNDYTVEGAASFNPTAGTIKFAPGATTAVLRIKPVADLDTIEPDETISLTLVNGPGYTSGTASPQVSTIRNDDGIVTNTNDSGAGSLRQAIIAANNNNSILNPTITFAPSVSGTIQLASALPTLSRNMTIDGPGAGTLTISRNSTDNFRIFTLQSGIEATIEGLTISGGNAGIGNGGGIANLGGTLTLQNLVVQNNQARLGGGIFNQSGTLTLINTNVNTNAAVQTESQGGAGGGISNQAGTVNIQGGSQIVDNTAVSIGGGVSNDVGGTLNVTGAAGSPILFSGNIAQNSSGGGLYNAGTSTINFANFVNNRASNIGSGGGGIFVAPGGVLTVNNSIFNNSPLNTPNNLAGDLANFTGSGNQGI; this is encoded by the coding sequence ATGGCTACTCTGATTGGAACCCCCGGCCCGGACTTTTTGCTTGGTACTCCTGATGCTGATCTCATTTTTGGTGAAGATGGAGATGACTACCTCCTCGGCGCTGCTGGCGACGATCAAATTAACAGTGGCAACGGCAACGACCTGCTCCAAGGCAATGCAGGCAATGACCTGATAGACGGTGGATCTGGAGACGATACCCTCTCCGGCGGCATCGGCAATGACACCCTCAATGGTGGCGACGGCGACGACTTGATCTATGCCGACAGCGGCCTCAATCGGCTAAATGGTGGACAAGGAGCCGATACGCTGGTCGCGGGCACTGGCGGGCGCGATGTCATGACCGGCGGCCCCGGCCGCGATGTGTTTGTCCTGGCCAACGGCACGGGCGGTAGTCGCCGGAGAAACGCCAACGTTATCGCCGATTTCAATCCCAACCAAGACCGCATTGGTCTAGCAGGCGATCTTCGCTTCAATAACCTCAGCATCGTCCAGGGCACAGGCAACAACCGCAACAACGTCATCATCCGAAATCGTCAGACGGGTGAATTTTTGGCAATTGTCCGGAATGTGAACGTCAGCCGCCTCACCCGCACCAACGTCGTCGCCTTCCCGCTGCCTGCCCGCGACACCACGCCGCCCAGCGCTGCCAACCTAGTCATCGCCAATCCCAATATCACTGTTGCGGGGGGAACTACCCAGACCTTCACCATTCAATATGCCGATGCGGTTCAGCTCAATAGCCTCAGCTTCCGCAATGGCAACCTGCTCGTCACAGGCCCCAACGGTTTTGTCCAGGGGGCGCAGTTGGTCGGCTTTACACCCGTCGGCAATGGCACTTCCCGCACCGTGACCTATCAAATCACCGCCCCCGGCGGCACTTGGGATGCCAACGACAACGGCACCTACCAGGTTTCGCTGCAAGCCGGACAAATCTTCGACACCAGCGGCAACGCAGCGCCTCCCGCAACGCTCGGCAGCTTTAATGTCAGCGTGCCAATCCCTATCGTGCCTGTTAGCGTTGCCGTCTCGCCCGCCAACGTGGTCGAAGACAGCGGTGGCACTCTGGTCTACACCTTCACCCGCACCACCTACATTCGCAACGCCCTGACCGTCAACTTCACCCTGGGCGGCACTGCTACGCGCGGCAGTGACTACAACGTGACGGGAGCCAGCATCACTGGCAGTACGGGTACGATCATCTTTGCCCCTAACGCCAGCACCGCTACTATCCGAGTCACTCCCATCGCCGACAATCTGGTTGAGCCAAACGAAACGGTCATCGTGGCGCTGGCTCCTGGGGTAGGCTATAGTCTGGCTTCTGCCAGCAGCGCCACAGGCACCATCATCGACGACGAGAGCCAAATCGCGCTGTCTGTTTCTCCTGCCAGCGTCCTAGAAGATAGTGGCAGCGAGCTGGTCTATACCTTCACTCGTACGGGTTTCCTCGACCGCAGCATCACGGTTAGTTTTGGCGTGGGCGGCACCGCAGGCTTCGGCGTGACGAGTGACTATACTGTGAACGCACCGCCAGGGACTACGTTTACCTATGGGGCATCGGCGGGCACGATTACCTTTGGCGCAGGGGAAAGCACCAAAACGCTCCGTATTCGTCCCAATGCAGACACAGTAGTTGAACCTGATGAAACCGTCGCCCTTACCCTGAACAACGGGGTGGGTTATGCTCGGCTGACCACGGCTCCTGTGGTTGGCACCATCCTAAACGACGATAGTTCAGTGAGCGTGGCGGTTTTGCCCAATACTGTGCTAGAAGACAGCGGTACGGGTATGGTCTACACCTTCACCCGCAACGGATTCACAGGCAACGCAATCACGGTGAACTTTACAGTTGGCGGCACGGCAACCCTGGGCGGCCCAAGCTCAGACTATACGATTACGGGCGCAACGGTCACGGGCGGCACAGGCACCATCAGTTTCGCAGCCGGAGAAACCACCAAGACTATCACCGTCACGCCTACCAGCGACAACGTCGTGGAGCCGAATGAAACCGTTGTGGTTGGGGTTGCGGCTGGCACGGGCTATATTGTCGGCACATCCAGCAACGCGACGGGCACGATTCAAAACGATGATTCTAGCGTCCAGCTTTCGGTATCGCCTAGCAGCGTGCTAGAGGATAGCGGTAATGATCTAGTCTTTACCTTCACCCGTACAGCTTTCCTCGATCGCCCGATTACGGTCAACTTCGGCGTGGGCGGCACAGCTACCTTCAGCACCGACTACACGGTGTCTGCGCCCGTCGGCACGACCTTTACCTACACGGCGCTGGGGGGAACGGTGCAATTTGCAGCGGGCGAATCGACCAAGACGATCCTCGTGAAGCCCGTTGCAGACTCCAACCTGGAGCCGAATGAACTGGTGACGCTGACCCTGCAACCGGGGACAGGCTACACGCCCGTCAGCACCACGCCAGTCTCCGGCATCATCGAAGACGACGACGCAATCGTGACACTAACGGTTTCGCCCGACAATGTTTTGGAAGACAGCGGACAGGAAATTGTCTACACTTTTACGCGAGTAGGGGCAATGAGCCGTGAACTGACGGTGAGCTTCACGGTCGGCGGGACGGCAGTATTTGGCACGGCGGGCAATGACTATACCGTCGAAGGCGCAGCCAGCTTTAACCCCACGGCGGGCACGATTAAGTTTGCGCCCGGTGCGACTACGGCGGTTTTGCGGATTAAGCCCGTTGCAGATCTAGACACAATTGAGCCAGACGAAACCATCAGCCTGACGCTGGTCAACGGGCCGGGCTATACCTCTGGCACGGCCAGTCCGCAGGTCAGCACTATCCGCAACGATGACGGCATCGTCACCAATACGAACGATTCTGGAGCGGGGTCGCTGCGCCAGGCGATTATTGCCGCGAACAATAACAACTCGATCCTTAACCCAACGATTACCTTTGCGCCATCAGTGAGCGGCACGATTCAACTTGCCTCAGCGTTGCCTACTCTGTCGCGCAATATGACGATCGATGGCCCTGGCGCTGGAACGCTTACTATTTCACGAAATTCGACAGACAACTTCAGGATCTTTACTCTCCAATCTGGTATAGAAGCAACTATTGAAGGGCTGACGATTTCAGGCGGCAACGCAGGCATTGGGAATGGCGGTGGTATTGCCAACCTGGGCGGCACGCTGACGCTGCAAAATCTGGTCGTGCAAAATAACCAGGCGCGGCTGGGGGGCGGCATCTTTAACCAGAGCGGCACGTTGACGTTGATCAATACCAATGTGAACACTAACGCTGCTGTGCAAACTGAGAGTCAGGGTGGCGCAGGCGGTGGTATCAGCAACCAGGCTGGCACAGTCAATATTCAGGGTGGCAGCCAGATTGTAGACAACACAGCCGTCAGCATTGGCGGTGGTGTTTCAAATGATGTGGGCGGGACGTTGAACGTGACGGGTGCCGCAGGATCGCCAATTTTGTTCTCAGGCAATATTGCTCAGAACTCTTCTGGCGGTGGTTTGTACAACGCTGGAACCTCCACTATCAACTTTGCCAACTTTGTTAACAACCGGGCGAGCAACATCGGGAGTGGGGGCGGCGGGATCTTTGTAGCGCCCGGTGGAGTTTTGACTGTGAATAACTCTATCTTTAATAACTCGCCGCTTAATACGCCGAACAACCTTGCAGGCGACTTGGCCAACTTTACTGGCTCTGGCAATCAAGGCATTTAG
- a CDS encoding NAD(P)/FAD-dependent oxidoreductase → MPTDGGRVVIVGCGVVGAAIAYELSQVNGLAITVVDRQPPARASTGAALGVLMGVISQKTKGRAWNLRQTSLRRYQQWLPELEALTEQPVPVNRQGVLLLSFEEDLSKWETLSSIRQQQGWPLELWRPAQVGDRCPQVSLNAVTAGIYSPQDYQIDPTALTRALVTGAAQRGVQFDFSSPVASLEFVDATGQRCVGVRTAQGDRLLADWVVIASGLGTTPLLDALPLPKIDIRPVLGQAMRVKLGEPMGDRTFQPVITGDDIHIVPLGQGEYWIGATVEFPESDFSTTDSFSKLEAIAANPAALETVWEGAIALCPELSQAEVLHTWSGLRPRPANRPAPVLERLNTCPNLILATGHYRNGVLLAPATAEWVKGEILAGIE, encoded by the coding sequence GTGCCAACCGACGGGGGTCGTGTGGTAATCGTGGGCTGCGGCGTGGTGGGAGCGGCGATCGCCTACGAGCTAAGCCAGGTGAATGGTCTGGCAATTACTGTCGTCGATCGCCAGCCTCCGGCCCGCGCCTCGACGGGGGCCGCGCTGGGCGTGTTGATGGGCGTGATTAGCCAGAAGACCAAAGGACGCGCCTGGAATCTGCGGCAAACCAGCCTGCGCCGTTATCAGCAGTGGCTCCCAGAGCTAGAAGCGCTCACCGAGCAGCCAGTGCCCGTAAACCGTCAGGGAGTTTTGCTGCTGTCTTTTGAAGAAGATTTGTCTAAGTGGGAAACGCTGTCCAGCATTCGTCAGCAGCAGGGCTGGCCGCTGGAGCTTTGGAGACCTGCCCAGGTGGGCGATCGCTGTCCCCAGGTTTCTCTGAATGCAGTCACAGCGGGCATCTACTCGCCACAGGACTACCAGATTGATCCGACGGCCTTGACCCGTGCGCTGGTGACAGGGGCCGCACAGCGCGGCGTGCAGTTTGATTTTTCGAGTCCGGTTGCATCGCTAGAATTTGTCGATGCGACGGGGCAGCGCTGCGTGGGCGTGCGAACCGCGCAGGGCGATCGCCTCTTGGCCGATTGGGTAGTGATCGCCTCCGGGCTAGGCACAACGCCGCTGCTAGACGCGCTGCCCCTCCCCAAAATCGACATCCGCCCCGTTTTGGGACAGGCGATGCGGGTGAAACTGGGAGAACCAATGGGCGATCGCACGTTTCAACCCGTGATTACGGGCGACGACATCCATATCGTGCCGCTGGGCCAGGGCGAATACTGGATCGGCGCAACCGTCGAGTTTCCCGAAAGCGATTTCTCAACTACAGACTCGTTTAGCAAGCTGGAGGCGATCGCCGCCAATCCCGCCGCGCTGGAAACGGTCTGGGAAGGGGCGATCGCCCTGTGTCCTGAATTGTCCCAGGCAGAAGTGCTGCACACCTGGTCGGGTCTGCGCCCCCGCCCCGCCAACCGCCCCGCGCCTGTGCTGGAGCGGCTAAATACCTGCCCAAACCTCATTCTGGCAACGGGGCACTACCGCAACGGCGTGCTGCTGGCTCCTGCGACCGCTGAGTGGGTGAAAGGAGAGATTTTGGCGGGAATTGAGTAA
- the psbQ gene encoding photosystem II protein PsbQ, producing MKKWYRSVLSLVLVAIALLSIGCSSAPVAKGPLYSPEQLAQIEKYVSDVDALRVRMQEIPPLVEKKEWVDVQSFIHGPLGELRAKMTRLARLLEPKKAQPAALDAAKDVFGHLIAIDEATQTGDSQKALLNYNEALRDFQVFLDLMPTTQDG from the coding sequence ATGAAAAAGTGGTATCGAAGCGTCCTCAGTTTGGTGTTGGTGGCGATCGCCCTCCTGTCCATTGGCTGTAGCAGCGCCCCCGTTGCCAAAGGGCCACTTTATTCACCCGAACAACTGGCGCAAATTGAAAAATACGTAAGCGATGTAGACGCACTGAGGGTGCGGATGCAAGAAATTCCGCCGCTCGTGGAAAAGAAAGAATGGGTGGATGTGCAGTCCTTTATTCACGGGCCGCTGGGTGAACTGCGGGCTAAGATGACCCGTCTGGCGCGACTGCTAGAACCCAAGAAGGCTCAGCCCGCCGCACTGGATGCCGCCAAGGACGTATTTGGTCACCTGATCGCAATTGACGAGGCGACGCAGACGGGTGATTCTCAGAAGGCGCTGCTGAACTATAACGAGGCCCTGCGCGACTTCCAAGTGTTTTTGGATCTGATGCCGACGACACAAGACGGTTAG
- a CDS encoding PfkB family carbohydrate kinase, whose product MGEPSKGRGLFVGLTTLDLIYQVEAVPTSNQKVVAQDVAIAAGGPATNAAVTFAHLGGDAMLLSSLGRHPIAGPIRADLATWGVQHLDLDPERQASPAVSSILVTAATGDRAVVSRNAVGAQVAGDRLPADLMQALKERRFDVVLLDGHQMAVSEAIAQQSKALGIPVVVDGGSWKPSFGAVLRHTDYAICSANFLPPECDSADVLPYLRSLGIAQVARTHGSQPVEYLNGEQAGQIAVPTISPVDTLGAGDIFHGAFCYFILQTGFEAAIAQAAQVAARACQFFGPRRWMDAPPHLDKSSLSNEG is encoded by the coding sequence ATGGGAGAGCCTTCAAAAGGGCGTGGGCTATTTGTTGGCCTAACAACCCTCGATCTGATTTACCAGGTCGAGGCAGTGCCTACCAGCAATCAGAAAGTGGTGGCCCAGGATGTGGCGATCGCCGCTGGGGGCCCCGCAACCAACGCAGCCGTGACCTTTGCCCACCTGGGCGGAGACGCTATGCTGCTCAGCAGCTTGGGACGGCACCCAATCGCAGGGCCAATTCGGGCAGACTTGGCAACCTGGGGGGTGCAGCACCTCGACCTTGACCCAGAGCGGCAGGCCTCGCCAGCGGTGTCGTCGATTTTGGTGACGGCGGCGACGGGCGATCGCGCGGTCGTGTCGCGCAACGCGGTCGGGGCGCAGGTAGCGGGCGATCGCCTTCCAGCCGACCTGATGCAAGCCCTGAAAGAGCGCAGGTTTGACGTGGTGCTGCTCGACGGACACCAGATGGCCGTGAGCGAGGCGATCGCCCAGCAGTCAAAAGCCCTGGGCATTCCCGTGGTGGTCGATGGCGGCAGTTGGAAACCCAGCTTTGGGGCGGTCTTGCGCCACACGGACTATGCCATTTGCTCGGCCAACTTTTTGCCGCCGGAGTGCGACTCGGCGGATGTGCTGCCCTACTTGCGATCGCTCGGCATTGCCCAAGTCGCACGAACCCACGGTTCCCAGCCCGTGGAATATCTTAATGGCGAACAAGCAGGGCAAATAGCGGTTCCCACCATTTCCCCAGTAGACACCCTAGGGGCAGGCGATATCTTTCACGGTGCGTTTTGCTACTTCATTTTGCAAACAGGATTTGAGGCGGCGATCGCCCAAGCAGCCCAAGTAGCTGCCCGCGCCTGTCAATTCTTTGGCCCGCGCCGCTGGATGGACGCGCCACCCCACCTAGACAAATCCAGTTTGTCTAACGAGGGATGA
- a CDS encoding 3'(2'),5'-bisphosphate nucleotidase CysQ: MIQANPAELRDSHPLEDLLAIARALGWGAAKILRAYYRGEPFQDGTARNLDIQNEKDGPVTAADLAVNSFVLGRLHDLLGGEQFGYLSEETYKSQASAAPFPQDWVWILDPLDGTRDFIDKTGEYAFHLALAYRGRPVLSVVTCPELERQYFATLGGGAFVETPDGKVERLQVSACDRPADLVVVVSRTHRDGRLNALLQKLPCQNQLSVGSVGGKVAALVDRRADLYISLSGKSAPKDWDMAAPELILTEAGGKFTHFNGEPLRYNTGDVNQWGGLMASNGCCHEALCAEATRILAEIDGLS, from the coding sequence GTGATCCAGGCAAACCCTGCGGAATTGAGAGATAGCCATCCCTTGGAAGACCTATTGGCGATCGCCCGTGCGTTGGGCTGGGGTGCGGCAAAAATTCTGCGGGCCTATTATCGGGGGGAACCGTTTCAGGATGGCACGGCCCGCAATCTCGATATCCAGAACGAAAAAGACGGCCCGGTGACCGCAGCCGATCTGGCAGTGAACAGCTTCGTACTCGGCAGACTACATGATTTGCTGGGGGGTGAGCAGTTTGGCTATCTCAGCGAAGAAACCTACAAATCTCAAGCCTCCGCCGCGCCTTTCCCCCAAGACTGGGTGTGGATTCTCGATCCGCTCGACGGCACGCGAGATTTCATTGACAAAACGGGGGAATATGCCTTTCACCTGGCGCTGGCTTATCGCGGTCGCCCGGTGCTATCGGTGGTCACCTGCCCAGAGCTAGAGCGGCAGTATTTTGCTACCCTCGGTGGCGGGGCATTTGTGGAAACGCCCGATGGAAAGGTGGAGCGGTTGCAGGTGTCGGCGTGCGATCGCCCTGCCGATCTGGTCGTGGTGGTCAGCCGCACCCACCGCGACGGACGGCTGAATGCCCTGCTGCAAAAGCTGCCCTGCCAAAACCAGCTCTCCGTTGGCAGCGTGGGTGGCAAAGTCGCCGCCCTGGTCGATCGTCGGGCCGACCTCTACATCTCGCTCTCCGGCAAGTCTGCCCCCAAGGATTGGGACATGGCCGCCCCCGAACTCATCCTCACCGAGGCTGGCGGCAAATTTACCCACTTTAACGGCGAACCCTTGCGGTATAACACGGGCGATGTCAACCAGTGGGGCGGGCTGATGGCCTCCAACGGTTGCTGCCACGAAGCCCTCTGCGCCGAAGCCACTCGCATCCTGGCGGAAATCGACGGTCTTTCCTGA